One window of Microcoleus vaginatus PCC 9802 genomic DNA carries:
- a CDS encoding protein kinase produces METITDVPGYRITEQLYAGSRTLVYRGVRESDRTPVVIKVLRNEYPSFSELLQFRNQYTIAKNLNIPSIVKPLDFAPYTNAYALIMEECGGVSLCSYLKGVTDKNQPSQSVFLEKFLNKVLQLADILHYLYQNRVIPKDIKPANILITQIANKLNSSVSQCTQKEPGVSLRKSFLKPLVRVLT; encoded by the coding sequence ATGGAGACAATTACTGACGTGCCAGGGTATCGCATAACAGAACAACTCTATGCAGGATCTCGCACTCTAGTCTATCGAGGTGTTCGGGAGAGCGATCGCACTCCAGTCGTCATTAAAGTCCTGCGAAACGAATACCCCAGCTTCAGCGAACTACTTCAATTCCGCAACCAATATACCATTGCCAAAAATCTCAACATTCCCAGTATTGTTAAGCCACTCGATTTCGCGCCTTACACAAACGCCTATGCTTTGATAATGGAGGAGTGTGGAGGAGTTTCCCTGTGTAGTTATCTCAAGGGAGTAACTGATAAAAACCAACCTTCTCAATCGGTATTTTTAGAAAAATTTCTCAACAAAGTCCTGCAATTAGCCGATATTCTCCACTATCTCTACCAAAACCGAGTTATTCCTAAAGATATCAAACCCGCCAATATCCTGATTACCCAGATAGCGAACAAATTAAACTCATCGGTCTCACAATGCACACAGAAAGAGCCTGGGGTCAGTCTGAGGAAAAGTTTTCTAAAGCCTTTGGTTCGAGTCCTAACGTGA